A single region of the Halorussus gelatinilyticus genome encodes:
- a CDS encoding DUF7533 family protein, which produces MSKPGILGTLQLAATLVFALPIALLGIQFLLDGKTLLGGGFVAVAVLMVVLEEYLTTPTDVPGAVAEKTIGKVAKTPDDEE; this is translated from the coding sequence ATGAGTAAACCGGGCATCCTCGGCACGCTTCAACTCGCGGCGACGCTCGTGTTCGCGCTTCCGATCGCTCTGCTCGGCATCCAGTTCCTCCTCGACGGCAAGACCTTGCTGGGCGGCGGCTTCGTCGCCGTGGCGGTCCTGATGGTCGTACTGGAGGAGTATCTGACGACGCCGACCGACGTTCCGGGCGCGGTGGCCGAGAAGACCATCGGGAAGGTCGCCAAGACGCCCGACGACGAGGAGTGA